A window of Chitinophagales bacterium contains these coding sequences:
- a CDS encoding cytidine deaminase produces MKPRQLTTEYQEFASAAELEKADRDLLEKAHEATSASYAPYSHFHVAAAAKLHNGKVLTGTNQENASFPAGICAERVLLSAISSMHPDATIESMAITYDTEQGTSDHPISPCGICRQSLAEYELRSGKPIRLILGGKTGPVIILSSAMELLPMAFTGQEIKKKK; encoded by the coding sequence ATGAAGCCTCGTCAATTGACAACGGAATACCAGGAATTTGCGTCGGCAGCAGAATTGGAGAAAGCTGACCGTGACCTGCTGGAAAAAGCACATGAGGCCACTTCCGCCTCCTATGCACCTTACTCACACTTCCATGTAGCAGCGGCTGCAAAATTGCACAACGGAAAGGTATTAACCGGCACCAACCAGGAGAACGCCTCTTTTCCTGCAGGTATCTGCGCCGAACGTGTGTTGCTCTCCGCCATCAGTTCCATGCATCCTGATGCCACCATCGAATCCATGGCCATCACCTACGACACTGAACAGGGTACCAGTGACCACCCCATCAGTCCCTGTGGTATTTGCAGACAATCCCTTGCTGAATATGAATTAAGAAGTGGTAAACCCATCCGCTTGATACTGGGAGGAAAAACAGGACCAGTGATTATATTGTCAAGTGCCATGGAATTGCTGCCCATGGCATTTACAGGACAGGAGATAAAGAAAAAGAAATAA
- the lepB gene encoding signal peptidase I: protein MPFQHLLVIYLIGTLLVFLPSFGLARLFQKAGVPAWKAYIPFYNTWIMQEIAQRPKHWVFWQFIPVAGWFISMGIFIEFVKLFGKFSFGQHTMASLFAPIYFPVLAAEKNLRFSGPEAVRNYKKAGWREWVDAAIFAIVAATLIRLFVFEAYTIPTPSMEKSLLVNDFLFVSKLSYGPRVPNTPLSVPFIHNYLPASKRKSYLEWIKIPYIRWFAAPVKRGDAVVFNFPAGDTVINHKDFQSARPYYELKRWMVNGSPEQKSFAQMVFNDPETFPIAVHPVDKTDNYIKRCVGIPGDTLSIRDGLVYINGQKQELAPDAQMNYIVTIKGNSYLDPDIMKEEYNLDAEKYDYRLVSAPNVYHMLLTEKARQKMTQAGLIQDIKLDYSGGDEPTFPYDTLHHYSRDNFGPIWIPKKNATITLTPENYAVYERVIGHYEHNDLRREGNTFYINGTATSQYTFKMDYYWMMGDNRMGSQDSRYWGFVPEDHVVGKAWMIWFSFEKGKGPRWNRFFKMVR from the coding sequence ATGCCTTTTCAGCATTTATTGGTCATTTACCTCATCGGCACTTTACTCGTCTTCCTTCCTTCATTTGGTCTGGCCCGACTTTTTCAAAAAGCCGGTGTCCCTGCCTGGAAAGCCTATATACCTTTTTACAATACCTGGATCATGCAGGAAATCGCCCAACGACCCAAACACTGGGTCTTCTGGCAATTCATACCTGTAGCGGGCTGGTTTATCAGTATGGGAATATTCATCGAGTTTGTCAAACTCTTTGGTAAATTCAGTTTTGGCCAGCATACCATGGCCTCCCTGTTTGCGCCGATCTATTTTCCCGTTCTGGCTGCAGAAAAAAACCTGCGTTTTTCCGGACCCGAAGCGGTGAGAAATTATAAAAAAGCTGGGTGGCGTGAATGGGTGGATGCAGCCATTTTCGCCATTGTAGCGGCCACCCTTATTCGGCTTTTTGTTTTTGAAGCCTATACCATTCCAACTCCCTCGATGGAGAAATCACTGCTGGTAAATGATTTTCTGTTTGTCAGCAAACTGAGTTATGGACCCCGGGTACCCAATACGCCTTTATCAGTTCCTTTTATCCACAACTATCTCCCGGCTTCTAAACGAAAATCCTATCTGGAGTGGATCAAAATCCCCTATATCCGGTGGTTTGCCGCTCCCGTAAAACGAGGCGATGCCGTGGTATTCAACTTCCCGGCAGGGGATACCGTCATCAACCACAAAGACTTTCAATCTGCCCGACCATATTATGAATTGAAGCGCTGGATGGTCAATGGAAGTCCGGAACAAAAGTCATTTGCTCAAATGGTTTTTAATGATCCGGAAACTTTTCCCATTGCCGTGCATCCCGTAGATAAAACAGATAATTATATCAAACGTTGTGTTGGTATTCCTGGTGACACCTTATCCATCAGGGATGGACTGGTATACATCAATGGTCAAAAACAGGAACTCGCCCCCGATGCCCAAATGAATTATATCGTTACGATCAAAGGCAATTCCTACCTTGATCCCGACATCATGAAAGAGGAATATAACCTCGATGCGGAGAAATATGATTACCGACTGGTAAGCGCCCCCAATGTTTACCATATGCTGCTGACCGAAAAGGCCCGGCAGAAAATGACACAGGCGGGATTGATCCAGGACATCAAACTGGATTATTCCGGAGGAGATGAACCTACATTTCCGTACGACACCCTCCATCATTATTCACGGGATAATTTCGGTCCGATCTGGATCCCGAAAAAAAATGCAACCATTACCCTTACACCTGAAAATTATGCAGTGTATGAAAGGGTTATTGGACACTATGAACACAATGACCTTCGCCGGGAAGGAAATACATTTTATATCAACGGAACTGCCACCAGCCAGTACACCTTTAAAATGGATTATTACTGGATGATGGGAGATAACCGCATGGGCTCGCAGGACAGTCGCTACTGGGGATTTGTTCCCGAAGACCATGTGGTAGGAAAGGCCTGGATGATCTGGTTCAGCTTTGAAAAGGGCAAGGGCCCCCGGTGGAACCGGTTCTTCAAAATGGTCAGGTAG
- a CDS encoding methylated-DNA--[protein]-cysteine S-methyltransferase, with translation MDDSVSTYYHSPVGLLKISSNETYIQEVSFYDKTEVHEPRHRHLPEVMVHCVEQLIQYFNGALRQFDLPIKQEGTAFQQDVWNQLMTIPYGKTISYLQLARQLGDAKAIRAAASANGKNQIAIIVPCHRVIGSNRSLVGYAGGLWRKKWLLEHEAKYAYGIQTLF, from the coding sequence ATGGACGATTCAGTTTCCACATATTATCACTCCCCTGTTGGCCTGTTGAAGATCAGCAGTAACGAAACCTATATTCAGGAAGTAAGTTTTTATGACAAAACAGAGGTGCATGAACCTCGTCATCGTCATTTACCGGAGGTAATGGTACATTGCGTGGAACAATTGATACAGTACTTCAATGGGGCCCTTCGGCAATTTGATCTTCCGATCAAACAGGAGGGTACAGCTTTTCAACAGGATGTCTGGAATCAATTGATGACGATCCCTTATGGGAAAACGATCTCCTATCTTCAACTGGCGCGTCAATTAGGTGATGCAAAGGCCATTCGCGCCGCTGCCAGTGCCAATGGCAAGAACCAGATCGCGATCATTGTTCCCTGTCACCGGGTTATAGGCTCCAATCGAAGTTTGGTGGGATATGCCGGAGGATTGTGGCGCAAGAAATGGTTATTGGAACATGAGGCGAAGTATGCGTATGGGATCCAAACGCTTTTCTAG
- the topA gene encoding type I DNA topoisomerase has protein sequence MAKNLLIVESPAKAKTIEKILGKDFEVKSCYGHIRDLEKAEMGIDIENDYKPRYIIPADKEKVVKDLKSLAKKSDEVWLATDEDREGEAISWHLCEVLGLNPKTTKRIVFHEITKPAIQAAVKNPRFLDMNLVNAQQARRILDRIVGFELSPVLWRKVSMRNNLSAGRVQSVAVRLIAEREREINAFASNSTFKIEAQFSSQDTTGKSVNFIAEGKKQDSVSDAEAFLQSCTGATYTVRDIQVKPGKRSPAPPFTTSTLQQEASRKLGYGVSRTMLLAQKLYENGHITYMRTDSVNLSDTALGDITNTVKGMYGDKYHQFRRFKNKNESAQEAHEAIRPTYMNNTQVGDPDTQRLYELIWKRTMASQMADAELEKTIAKIDISTNKEELTASGEVLKFDGFLKVYREDRDDDDLAEEEKEGMLPPLTVGQILPLREMTATERFSRPSPRFTEASLVKKLEELGIGRPSTYAPTISTILKRGYVEKRDKEGVKRDFRVLSLKKDKITTRVDQENTGAEKSKLFPTDLGLVVTDFLKQYFDDIMDYSFTARIESEFDEVAEGKIKWSEMINDFYNPFKKDVEKTIETAERVKGERELGTDPESGKRIVARMGRYGPMVQIGEADAEEKPRFAALRKDQSIETITLDQAFELFQLPRTLGEYQGQEVVVNIGRFGPYVRLGDQFISIPKGEDPLEVSLDRAVELIAEKQKADAPVAFYNEKPVTKGKGRFGPYIKWDDMFINVPRRYDFEKLSKADIDELIEAKVEKEANRFIQRWPEEKISVENARWGPIIKFGKKIIRLPKKADDTKYTADDLATVSLDEVKKMIEVVDPKAFAKKSGGRVAAKKAAKKSPAPRKKAAVKKKAAKKK, from the coding sequence ATGGCGAAAAACCTGTTAATAGTCGAGTCCCCTGCGAAAGCAAAAACCATAGAAAAGATCCTCGGAAAGGATTTTGAAGTGAAGAGTTGCTATGGACATATTCGCGACCTGGAAAAGGCCGAAATGGGTATCGATATTGAGAATGATTACAAACCTCGCTATATCATTCCGGCAGATAAAGAAAAGGTTGTCAAAGACTTAAAGAGTTTAGCGAAAAAATCAGATGAAGTATGGCTGGCAACGGATGAGGACCGTGAAGGAGAAGCCATCAGCTGGCATTTGTGTGAAGTTCTGGGTCTGAATCCAAAAACCACCAAACGGATCGTATTTCATGAGATCACCAAACCCGCTATTCAGGCAGCGGTAAAGAATCCACGATTTCTGGATATGAACCTGGTGAATGCCCAGCAGGCCCGTCGGATCCTTGACCGCATTGTAGGTTTTGAATTAAGCCCTGTGCTCTGGAGAAAGGTGAGTATGCGGAATAACCTGAGTGCCGGACGGGTACAGAGTGTAGCTGTTCGCCTGATAGCCGAGCGGGAAAGAGAGATCAATGCTTTTGCCTCAAACAGTACCTTCAAAATTGAGGCCCAATTCAGTTCACAAGATACCACCGGTAAATCGGTAAACTTTATAGCCGAAGGCAAGAAACAGGATTCGGTTTCCGATGCGGAAGCTTTTCTGCAAAGCTGTACCGGTGCCACGTATACCGTAAGGGATATTCAGGTAAAACCGGGAAAGCGCTCCCCTGCTCCACCCTTTACAACTTCTACTCTGCAACAGGAAGCCAGCCGCAAGCTGGGGTATGGCGTTTCGCGTACCATGCTGCTTGCGCAGAAACTGTATGAGAACGGGCATATCACTTATATGCGTACGGATAGTGTGAACCTGAGTGATACTGCGTTGGGCGATATTACCAATACTGTGAAGGGGATGTATGGTGACAAGTATCATCAGTTCAGGCGGTTCAAAAATAAGAATGAGAGCGCGCAGGAGGCCCACGAAGCCATTCGCCCTACCTATATGAATAATACACAGGTAGGTGATCCGGATACCCAGCGTTTATACGAGCTGATCTGGAAACGCACCATGGCCAGTCAAATGGCTGATGCCGAATTAGAAAAGACCATTGCGAAGATCGATATATCCACAAATAAAGAAGAGTTGACCGCCAGCGGCGAAGTATTGAAGTTTGATGGTTTTCTCAAAGTTTATCGGGAAGACCGGGATGACGATGACCTGGCGGAAGAAGAAAAAGAAGGTATGTTGCCACCCTTAACGGTTGGGCAAATACTTCCGCTTCGCGAGATGACCGCTACTGAAAGATTCAGCCGCCCATCTCCGCGCTTTACAGAAGCATCGCTGGTTAAAAAACTCGAAGAACTTGGTATCGGCCGACCTTCCACCTATGCCCCTACCATTTCCACGATTTTAAAAAGAGGGTATGTGGAGAAGCGTGATAAGGAAGGTGTGAAAAGAGATTTCCGGGTGTTATCCCTGAAAAAAGACAAGATCACGACGAGGGTCGATCAGGAAAACACTGGCGCCGAGAAATCAAAACTCTTCCCTACCGACCTTGGATTGGTAGTGACTGACTTTTTGAAACAGTACTTCGATGATATCATGGATTACAGTTTCACAGCCCGGATCGAAAGTGAGTTTGATGAAGTGGCGGAAGGAAAGATCAAGTGGAGTGAAATGATCAATGATTTCTATAACCCTTTTAAAAAGGATGTAGAAAAGACCATTGAAACGGCTGAGCGTGTGAAAGGAGAAAGAGAATTGGGTACCGATCCTGAATCAGGTAAGCGCATTGTGGCCCGGATGGGACGTTATGGCCCCATGGTACAGATCGGGGAAGCTGATGCAGAGGAGAAACCACGTTTTGCCGCCTTGCGCAAAGACCAAAGCATTGAAACCATCACGCTTGATCAGGCGTTTGAACTCTTTCAATTACCCAGGACACTGGGAGAATATCAGGGACAGGAGGTCGTGGTGAATATAGGCCGGTTTGGCCCCTACGTACGGTTGGGTGATCAGTTCATTTCCATTCCCAAAGGAGAAGATCCGCTGGAGGTTTCGCTTGACCGGGCCGTAGAATTGATTGCTGAAAAGCAAAAAGCAGATGCCCCCGTAGCCTTTTATAATGAAAAGCCGGTGACCAAAGGAAAGGGCCGTTTTGGTCCGTATATCAAATGGGATGATATGTTTATCAATGTCCCCCGGCGGTATGATTTTGAAAAACTCTCCAAAGCAGATATCGATGAATTGATCGAAGCCAAAGTGGAGAAAGAAGCCAATCGGTTTATTCAGCGTTGGCCGGAGGAAAAAATATCGGTGGAGAATGCCCGATGGGGTCCCATTATCAAATTTGGGAAGAAGATCATTCGGTTACCCAAAAAGGCGGATGACACAAAATATACCGCGGATGACCTGGCAACCGTGAGCCTCGATGAGGTAAAGAAAATGATCGAGGTGGTGGATCCAAAAGCCTTTGCCAAAAAATCAGGCGGCCGTGTGGCAGCGAAGAAAGCGGCTAAGAAAAGCCCCGCTCCCAGGAAGAAAGCGGCTGTAAAGAAAAAGGCAGCGAAGAAAAAATAA
- a CDS encoding glycosyl hydrolase 53 family protein, whose protein sequence is MKKYGFVLLMLSFFSCKDKKKTDPVETPVYHNWNSFSMGADLSFVNNIQAHGGQYRVNGVQQDPFQILKDKGANTVRVRLWHNPLWVANLNAGTYYHDLYDVEKTIKRAKDLGMAVNLDFHYSDTWADPGHQETPAAWAGLTLPVLKDSLYNYTLAVLNYLKSKNLTPEMVQVGNEVNGGMCWPVGKVDAGNYDNFSELLKSGIKAVRDFSLTSTIKPKIILHQAQLHSAHWWLQGITAKGVTDFDIVGLSHYSKWATVNSMQAITDTLKALKTRFGKQVMIVETAYPWAAGGSDSYGNIFSATDTAPGYGLSKDEQYRYLKDLALAVYKGGGIGVQYWEPAWISSSMNDGYGIGSSWENCALFDFSGNIMSSAEYMTIKLE, encoded by the coding sequence ATGAAAAAGTATGGTTTTGTGCTTTTGATGCTCTCCTTTTTCTCCTGCAAAGACAAAAAGAAAACCGATCCGGTAGAAACACCCGTTTACCACAATTGGAATTCATTCAGCATGGGTGCGGATCTCTCCTTTGTCAATAATATTCAGGCACACGGCGGACAATACCGCGTTAACGGTGTTCAACAAGATCCTTTTCAGATACTCAAAGACAAAGGCGCCAATACAGTTCGTGTCCGTTTATGGCATAACCCTCTATGGGTAGCAAATCTCAATGCGGGCACCTATTATCATGATCTATATGATGTTGAAAAGACCATCAAAAGGGCTAAAGACCTGGGGATGGCCGTAAACCTTGATTTTCATTATTCCGATACCTGGGCAGATCCAGGTCACCAGGAAACGCCAGCCGCCTGGGCAGGACTTACTCTTCCTGTTTTAAAAGATTCCCTTTACAATTATACCCTTGCGGTTCTCAATTATTTAAAATCAAAGAACCTGACACCTGAAATGGTACAGGTAGGAAATGAAGTGAACGGTGGCATGTGCTGGCCAGTGGGAAAAGTAGATGCGGGGAACTATGATAATTTTTCTGAGTTATTGAAATCCGGGATCAAAGCGGTTCGGGATTTTTCTCTCACTTCCACCATCAAACCTAAGATCATCCTGCATCAGGCCCAACTCCATTCAGCTCATTGGTGGTTACAGGGAATTACGGCAAAAGGGGTTACTGATTTTGATATCGTAGGCCTTTCCCATTACAGTAAATGGGCGACCGTCAATAGCATGCAGGCGATCACAGACACCTTAAAGGCGTTAAAGACACGATTTGGAAAACAGGTGATGATCGTTGAAACAGCCTATCCCTGGGCTGCCGGAGGAAGTGACAGCTATGGAAATATTTTTTCCGCTACGGATACAGCTCCCGGTTATGGACTTTCCAAAGATGAACAATACCGTTATCTGAAAGACCTTGCATTGGCTGTATACAAGGGAGGTGGTATTGGTGTCCAATACTGGGAACCTGCCTGGATCAGTTCATCGATGAATGATGGATATGGCATCGGTTCTTCCTGGGAGAATTGCGCACTCTTTGATTTTTCCGGGAACATCATGTCGAGCGCGGAGTATATGACGATTAAATTAGAATGA
- a CDS encoding SGNH/GDSL hydrolase family protein has protein sequence MTNQRYTLLCLGDSYTIGESVMIHESFPYQVVQALREKGIEFIGPEILAKTGWTTDELLSAINGYRFLKGYDWVTLLIGVNNQYRGRDSSNYRSELEVLMKKAIQLAGGHSNHVIVLSIPDWGVTPFADGRDRARISREIDQFNEVKREMAGTLRVHYIDITPGTREAVEGSPWIAADGLHPSSREYTRWAVAVSGLIDSHL, from the coding sequence ATGACAAATCAACGCTATACCCTGTTATGCCTGGGAGATTCTTATACGATCGGGGAATCAGTGATGATTCACGAGAGTTTTCCCTACCAGGTGGTGCAGGCTTTACGGGAAAAGGGCATCGAATTCATCGGCCCGGAGATCCTGGCCAAAACGGGTTGGACCACCGATGAGTTGTTGTCCGCTATAAATGGATACCGGTTTTTAAAGGGGTATGACTGGGTGACCTTGCTGATCGGTGTCAATAATCAATACCGGGGAAGGGATAGTAGTAACTACCGATCTGAATTGGAGGTATTGATGAAAAAAGCCATTCAGCTCGCCGGTGGGCATTCAAACCATGTGATCGTTCTTTCGATTCCGGATTGGGGGGTAACCCCCTTTGCCGACGGGCGTGACCGGGCCCGGATCAGCCGGGAAATAGACCAGTTTAATGAGGTAAAAAGGGAAATGGCCGGGACTTTGAGGGTACATTATATAGATATTACCCCGGGAACACGGGAGGCTGTGGAAGGCTCGCCCTGGATCGCCGCTGATGGTTTACACCCTTCATCACGGGAATATACACGTTGGGCGGTTGCTGTATCGGGCTTGATTGACAGTCATTTATAA
- a CDS encoding sigma-54-dependent Fis family transcriptional regulator, giving the protein MADVLIIDDEKAIRKTLSEILSFEGYKIEEASDGEEGLKKFREKSFDVVLCDIKMPKLDGIEFLQKAGEANPDVPIIMISGHGNIETAVEAVKGGAYDYLAKPPDLNRLLITIRNAMDRRNLATETRVLKRKVSKVQDMVGQSDPILRIKETIEKVAPTDARVLITGENGSGKELVARWIHEKSNRAGAPLVEVNCAAIPSELIESELFGHEKGSFTSAIKQRIGKFEQANGGTLFLDEIGDMSASAQAKVLRALQEGKITRVGGDKEINVDVRVIAATNKDLLREVEDKHFRLDLYHRLSVILIHVPSLNDRKDDIPLLTDHFLTDICTEYGIAKKLIHPDAIRSLQDYNWSGNIRELRNVVERLVILSGKEITAEDVRNYVTPKHH; this is encoded by the coding sequence ATGGCAGACGTATTGATCATTGATGATGAAAAAGCGATCCGTAAGACATTGAGCGAGATCCTATCCTTTGAGGGATATAAGATAGAGGAAGCCTCTGATGGGGAGGAGGGATTGAAGAAATTCAGGGAAAAGAGTTTTGATGTGGTCCTCTGTGATATTAAGATGCCCAAATTGGATGGCATCGAATTCCTTCAAAAAGCAGGTGAAGCTAACCCGGATGTACCAATCATCATGATCTCCGGCCATGGCAATATTGAAACCGCTGTAGAGGCCGTAAAAGGGGGGGCTTACGATTATCTCGCCAAGCCACCTGATCTAAACCGCCTGCTCATTACGATACGGAATGCGATGGACCGGCGCAACCTGGCCACCGAAACACGTGTCCTTAAACGTAAGGTCAGTAAGGTTCAGGATATGGTAGGACAGTCTGACCCTATTCTGCGGATCAAGGAAACCATTGAAAAAGTGGCCCCCACAGATGCCCGGGTATTGATCACCGGTGAGAACGGGTCGGGTAAGGAACTTGTGGCCCGTTGGATCCATGAAAAAAGCAACCGGGCCGGGGCACCACTGGTGGAAGTGAACTGCGCAGCCATCCCGAGTGAATTGATCGAAAGTGAACTGTTTGGACACGAAAAAGGTTCCTTTACGTCTGCCATCAAACAACGGATCGGAAAATTTGAACAGGCCAATGGTGGCACCCTTTTCCTGGATGAAATAGGCGACATGAGTGCAAGCGCCCAGGCCAAGGTACTCCGCGCCCTGCAGGAAGGCAAGATCACCCGGGTAGGGGGTGATAAAGAAATCAACGTGGATGTGCGTGTGATCGCCGCTACCAATAAAGATCTGCTTCGGGAGGTGGAAGACAAACATTTTCGCCTCGACCTATACCATCGGTTGAGCGTCATCCTCATTCATGTACCATCCCTGAACGACCGGAAAGACGATATACCCCTGTTGACCGACCATTTCCTGACAGATATCTGTACAGAATACGGTATAGCCAAAAAATTGATCCATCCCGATGCTATCCGTAGCCTCCAGGACTATAACTGGTCGGGAAATATCCGCGAACTACGAAATGTGGTAGAACGGCTGGTCATCCTTTCGGGCAAAGAGATCACAGCTGAAGATGTCAGGAATTATGTGACCCCCAAGCATCATTAA
- a CDS encoding transglutaminase family protein, whose product MEPNNELSALFTLIDDPDEEVFGLVSEKIIDYGKPVIPNLEHLWETTPDTGIQERIELLIHRLHFRDLKEDFRQWNIAGHHDLLLGAMLVSKFQYPDLTTAPILLEVEKIRRNIWLELNNYLTPLEQIRIVTSILYSYYGLKGTEINYQEPNEFLIHKTIEAKRGNQLSNGILYLVLSELLDLPVKAVGLPKQFVLAYFKPGYSDEKLDDHREKIEFYIDPTSGLVFTHQDAENYFRRLAVHPVPAFFKPLSNRMIIQYLLTEMGKCFSSEKDLYKQTELQELSDLLD is encoded by the coding sequence ATGGAACCCAACAACGAGCTATCCGCGTTATTTACCTTGATCGATGATCCTGATGAGGAAGTATTTGGTCTGGTATCGGAAAAGATCATTGATTATGGGAAACCTGTGATCCCCAACCTGGAACATTTATGGGAAACAACGCCTGATACAGGCATACAGGAGCGGATCGAATTGCTGATTCACCGGCTTCATTTTCGTGACCTCAAAGAAGATTTTCGTCAATGGAATATTGCAGGGCATCACGATCTTTTGCTGGGCGCCATGTTGGTGAGCAAATTTCAATATCCCGATCTTACCACTGCTCCTATCCTGCTTGAAGTAGAAAAGATTCGGCGGAATATCTGGCTTGAACTCAATAACTATCTGACCCCGTTGGAACAGATCCGGATCGTGACAAGTATCCTGTACAGCTATTATGGATTGAAAGGGACTGAGATCAATTACCAGGAACCCAACGAATTTCTTATTCACAAAACGATCGAGGCCAAAAGAGGTAATCAGTTGAGCAATGGGATATTATACCTGGTGTTGAGTGAATTATTGGACCTTCCTGTCAAAGCGGTCGGTCTTCCCAAGCAATTTGTGCTGGCTTATTTCAAACCGGGTTATTCGGATGAAAAGCTGGACGATCATCGGGAAAAGATCGAATTTTACATTGACCCGACCTCCGGACTGGTTTTTACCCATCAGGATGCGGAGAATTATTTCCGGCGGTTGGCTGTTCATCCCGTTCCGGCTTTTTTCAAACCGTTGAGCAACCGAATGATCATTCAGTACCTGCTTACCGAAATGGGTAAATGTTTCAGTTCGGAAAAGGACCTGTATAAACAAACCGAACTCCAGGAGCTTTCGGATCTGCTGGATTAG
- a CDS encoding Gfo/Idh/MocA family oxidoreductase, whose amino-acid sequence MPVNSRRKFLKNTSLAAAGFFIVPRHVLGKGYIPPSDKLNIAGIGVGGKAEVNLPYAWNNGAENITALCDVDERQAVNGRKKWPNAPFYRDYREMLEKEHKNIDAVIITTPDHMHAIQAMAAMELGKHVYVEKPLTHDIYEARMLTLAEKKYRVVTQMGNQGSSGDDTRMVETWIQAGVIGDVHTVHVWTNRPTWPSGVSMPTGNFEVPKELSWDLWLGTAPQRAYNPAYHPAIWRGWQDFGTGSLGDMGCHFMDVPYRALKLKYPTSVECSVTSVYTGFFQQSFYEGSFPPSAKIHIQFPRRDKMVPVELIWYDGGIKPQRPKELLPDENFAEWDGGILFEGTKGKIMAGLFGRNATLLPTKLMKTAKLPKSKFPFVEGGSEGHQNQWVKACKQGYGAYTSSPFSQSGPLTETVLMGNLAVLSYNHYETDTKGNKKFNGRKQLMWDGENMKITNFEAANQFVKRTYRAGWGDLKVD is encoded by the coding sequence ATGCCTGTCAATTCCCGCCGTAAATTCCTGAAGAATACCTCCCTGGCTGCCGCTGGTTTTTTTATCGTACCCCGCCATGTTTTGGGAAAAGGGTATATTCCTCCCAGTGATAAACTCAATATTGCCGGTATCGGTGTGGGAGGTAAAGCGGAGGTAAACCTTCCCTATGCCTGGAACAATGGTGCAGAGAATATAACCGCACTTTGTGATGTGGATGAAAGACAAGCCGTAAATGGACGGAAGAAATGGCCCAATGCCCCATTTTACCGCGATTACAGGGAAATGCTCGAAAAGGAACATAAAAACATCGACGCGGTGATCATTACCACTCCCGACCATATGCATGCCATTCAGGCCATGGCAGCCATGGAATTGGGCAAACATGTTTATGTGGAAAAACCTCTCACCCATGATATTTATGAGGCGCGCATGCTCACCCTGGCCGAAAAGAAATACCGGGTGGTGACACAAATGGGAAACCAGGGGAGCAGTGGGGATGATACCCGGATGGTGGAAACCTGGATTCAGGCGGGTGTGATCGGAGATGTTCATACGGTTCACGTGTGGACCAACCGCCCCACCTGGCCATCGGGCGTATCTATGCCCACTGGAAATTTTGAGGTACCCAAAGAACTCTCCTGGGATCTCTGGCTGGGAACCGCTCCTCAAAGAGCGTACAACCCCGCTTATCATCCAGCCATCTGGAGAGGTTGGCAGGACTTTGGCACAGGCTCCCTGGGCGATATGGGATGCCATTTCATGGATGTGCCTTACCGCGCGCTTAAACTCAAATATCCAACCTCTGTAGAATGTAGTGTTACATCTGTTTATACCGGTTTCTTCCAGCAAAGCTTCTATGAAGGAAGTTTTCCTCCTTCAGCCAAGATACATATCCAGTTCCCACGCCGGGATAAAATGGTTCCGGTGGAATTGATCTGGTATGATGGAGGGATCAAACCCCAACGTCCGAAGGAATTACTTCCTGACGAAAATTTTGCCGAATGGGATGGTGGTATCCTCTTTGAAGGAACCAAAGGAAAAATCATGGCAGGTCTGTTTGGACGCAATGCCACGCTTCTGCCAACCAAATTGATGAAGACAGCCAAACTGCCAAAATCAAAATTCCCCTTTGTTGAAGGCGGGTCGGAAGGTCACCAGAACCAATGGGTGAAAGCTTGTAAACAAGGCTATGGAGCTTATACCAGTTCTCCATTCTCCCAATCGGGACCTCTGACTGAAACCGTGTTGATGGGTAACCTCGCGGTGTTGAGTTATAATCATTACGAAACCGACACCAAAGGCAATAAGAAATTCAACGGTCGCAAGCAATTGATGTGGGATGGAGAGAATATGAAGATCACCAACTTTGAAGCGGCAAATCAGTTTGTGAAGAGAACCTATAGAGCAGGGTGGGGGGATTTGAAGGTGGATTGA